The DNA region CAGAAGCATCTTCCACACCCTCTGATGTCTAATAGCTTCTGTTGAAAGCTCACAGATCTTATAATAGGCCGTGAAAGGCCTGTGGCTTGTCATCCGATACGTCGTAGCGGTAAAGCGATCCTATTATTCTGTCCATAACAAGTCAGGAGACAATACTAACCACTCCCACAAGGACAAACACTGGAACCATGTCCCCAAAACACTATTTACTTTTCTACGGACTCAAATACCTTCAAAAGTGACAAAAGGGACATCTAATACAGTGCGCCGTCCAAGTTACTCGATAACACCTGAGAAATAAACATCAAAGCTCTGTAGATCCCAACCAATGTCAATATCCCAGTACAAGCTCCGATTTCGTCGAGAAAACATTCTCCAACGCATCTCGAACCTCGAACTCCTCCATCACAGAACCAAACCTGCGTGAATGTCAGCAAACATATTCTAACAGCACCGTAACTAGCCGAAGGCAAGCGACCAAGAAGTACTCGAGAGTCAACATACCCATAACACCTAACCTTCCCAGCCAACTCATCAGCCAGCTTTCTAAAATcttccatcctcaacatATGAACACCCGGGTgcgtcaccaccatcccccacGCCATTACAGGTGTGATCTCCCCCTCAAGATTTAGTTTCTGGCTGAGGTCCATCAACGTTGCCAAGTCGGGCTTTGCCAAATCCCATGTACGCGGCTGCTCTCCAGTACGGCCATGATCGGTGACACCATGATTGTGTGTCTTGGTTTCTCCACTGTCGTTGTGTCCAAACGGGACCTCAGGGGCCATCTGGGTAAACGACTCGGGTGGGCACGATGCCATCAGAGCATGTCCGCAGGGTTCGACTCCGCCCGATTCGACAGTTCGGTCAAGTAGCCATGGTAGGTGTTCCATGCAAGGTCTCTCGAGCCTATTTTCTTCTGCCGAGAAGGTGTGGCGGAGTGGTTAGCTTCACGTTCTTCTCCGCTACCATATCTTCACGTCATCATCCTTGAGCCTCCGCCCTCCCACTGGTCGCAAAGCCATATGGCAAGGTAAGTGGGGGCAGCACAAGGAACAGAAAAGCGATGTAAACAGGCAAGCACACATGGATACAACATGAAAGGGATATCCTACGTTAACACAAAATCGATCCCAAGTTGCTCGTAATCGAGGTTCGGATTCGGATTCGAATTCGGTTGGTTCTCGAACCCTCCCATACCCCCATTGTTTGGTGACGGGCCGGTCTGGTGTCCCATTCCGCCGGTTGGGAGGGGCGACGCAGTGAAGTTGCTTGTATTGCTCGATATTGGCGCGTAGCTCCCGGTGATGCTGGCGGGACCGGACTCGTAGCCTAGACTTGGGTTGCTTAAAGAATCGTCCAACAAACTGGGACCACCCACAGCCACCCCTTGGCTTAGGAGCGCTTTGAGCTGGCGATTTTCCTCAGCCAGCTGGTCTTTATCCTGGGAGGCATGAGTGAATGCCTGTTTGAGCCGAAGGACTTCGTCTTCGAGGGCCTTGATATATCGTTCTTTGCGCTCTCGGTGTGTTCTATAATTTGACAGTGGTCAGAGACTGTGTTGCTAACCATGGATTCTAAGGTACACCTACCTTTGCGCTTGTCGGTTCAGCTCTTGTCTTCTGGTCAGCGCAGGCTTGCTGTCGGGCTTAGGTCCTCGACGCTTTGGAGGCTGCCCAGCCTTCGTTGTCGACTTGTCGGTGATATTTTTCAGAAATTCGAGGTTCAGTGAAGACAGCGGGCCTGTGTCCTGGTCCGAGGGTCCCGCATCGAGATTGTAGTCGTCTGGCGACAACGATGAAGACATGTTGTTACTGTCGTAACTGTTGGTGTGGAAGACTGGGAAATGCTATTCGTGGCCCTTCGGAACTGGTATTTTTTGGTGCGCCGGAAGCGCGCCGGCAGTGGGAAGATTGACAATACACAGATATGCGATCTGGTCTAGACGAAGATGTGGGGGGGGCCGAGGCAAGCTCATGCGCCGACTTGAACGCCGTCGAGTtttaggaggaggagggctaTTTGGGAAAACAAGACACGCACGTATTTTGTGTTGGAAAAGCCTTGGGAAGTCATGCAGAGGAATCGACGCAACGGGAAATATGGTGGTAAACAATTCTGCGAACTTGTTTCCGTCGTCAACGACGGTGGGAGGCGCCTGGTGATGATTGCTGCGCCTACTTCATGCCGGGTCCATTTGGAATGGCGAGCTGGCgtgcttgagcttggcagTCAATTTGGGGGTGCAGTTTATCTGCATCTAAGTAATCATGAAACCGGTGCCGAGGGAAAGATGTTAGAGGCCAAAAAAATCAACCTGATTAGCCTCGATCAAGGCCTTCAGAAAGAATACATGTCTTGCGACACAGACAAGTCCTCGGTAAGTCTCCTCATAGTAGATGATGAGACGATTGGATGGTTTTGGACAAGAGACCGAAGCTGACTTCCAACCAAGCTGTGGGGAGGTATCACTGTCCAGTCTCCAAGCTGAAGAGGACCCGAGTTTGGTGGGGTTAAGATCCCACTGTGGGCAAGGCTGGCGGATTCCTCGCTGAGGCAGGGATTCCCAGGCCAAATGAATTATGGAGTTTGGTTGTTTCTGTAGGCGAGACCGAGCTCGAATCCATACAATTTTGAAGAAGGCATCGTCTTTTTGTGTTCGAAAAGCAACATGATGTGAATCACGAGATTATTGTTCTGGAAGCCAGAGAGGCGACCCCCACGAAGCGCTAGAAAGCTTGGCGATGAGGGTTGCGTATCTCCTTGGCATCGCGTCTTATCGCTGGAAGCATGCACAAGGAGAACACCAGTGTTTCGAAAGGGAAGACAGTACGGTGAATTTGGTATTGATGTGTTGGTATATAATAAGTTTTCTACTCAAGGTTTGGAAGCAATTCTGCTGTAGAGAATGGAGCAGATGGCATGGGAGCCTTGAGCAGATCACACGAGGTCAATCGTGGAGTCGGACAGGGGTTATGTCTGGTGGCGCTCCCGCAACGATCAAACACCAAGCTTGTCACCTAACCCACGGCCAAGATATCGCCGTCTCAAGCTAACGACCGGCCAGGGTGTTCCTGAGTCTCGACGGACGTCATCTCATTTGGATTGATGAAGCGGCGGCCTTGTAGATTCCAGCTAAAGTCATGACGGCCGCCTTTTGGTGCGCGTGCATGATGCGTCGTAAATAACCTAGTGGATCTACACTTCTTCATTGACGAACTTCATTATTTTACCTTGGATGCCTGGAAGGTCAACTACCTACCACTTGGGAGTTCCTGCCCTTGCAAAACACACGTAACTTAGCCGTGCCTTCCTGAGCTGTGCTCTTCCCGCCCATGGTCGAACACTTCATCATGATGAAAACAAAGGTGCTCCGAGCATCGCcaaaccctctcccttcACCCAGCCAGCTTGTCTCAAGCCTGGTGACAGCCATCTTACCTTTACAATAACCTCGCATCGTTCATTGTTAGCATCCATacagccaacaacccaacACCATGACCtgcctcaccaacctcttcccccatcccctccgtggcctcctcctcgtcacccccttcctcctctccaccggccTCGCCAACCTAACCCTGTTCCTGCTCCCCTtcgccaaactcctcctcccctcctccttaATCCATACCCTCTGCTCCCTCATCGCCGGCACGCTAGTCTACCGCTTCGTCCAGCACATCTTCACTGCGATCAACAGCGCCGAAATCACCTTTTCCGGCGACACCCCCTTGCCAAACGAGTCCGCCATCGTCATAGCAAACCACGTCGCCTGGTCAGACTTTTACCTTGtccaagctgctgctgataaAGCAAACATGGGAGGCCGCACGAGATATTTTGCAAAGGCGGGGTTGAAGTGGGTTCCGTTCTTGGGTTAGGGATTATGGGGGATGGGTATGCCTATTGTTACGAGGGAGTGGACGAGGGATaagagggagttggagagggtttTCAGGGGGGTGAAGGAAGAAGGGTGGAAGACTTGTGAGGTTTCTTTGGGGGgaaagttgatgatgatgaggggctAATGATATGTTTGTAGGGCTGGTATCCTTTTCGGAAGGGTCACGGTTTACACCGGAGAAATACCTCCAGTCGCGGCTCTGGTGCAGGCAGAATAGCAAACCCCAACCGGAGTATCTGCTCTatccgaggacgaggggatTTATTGCTACGGTGCAGCATTTGAGGAAGGCGCCGCATGTCAAGGCGGTGTATGATTTGACGTTGGCGTATCAGTGTGGGGAGGAGTTTCAAAAGGCGCCGACGATGTGGGAGACGATTGCAGTCCCGAAATTGAGTCTGACTAGGGAgcaagggggggtggggtatCGATTTCATGTACATGTGAGGAGGTTCCCCATTGAGGAGTTGCCGGGGGATGCGGCCGGGCTGGCGAAGTGGTTGGAGCAGAGGtgggtggagaaggggaggtggcttgaggcgaggaggttgaggtgggcgAGTGTGGATGTGCTGAGGAAGACTGACGGgatttttggggggatggggagggtggtggatgaggactCTCGAACGTGAGCGTGGGGAATTCTTGACTGTCCTGGATTATTGAAGGTGTTGGTTCACTTTTGATTGGTGTAGCCTACAAGCTGTATCATCACAACCATTGCTACCAGTTTGCAAGATGGACTGAGGCCAGCTATGAGATGAGCATGTGAATGTGGTGaatgtgatgatggggtgacTTGGGGTTCAACGAAGGTATGCTGTGGTACAGTACGTTATTGATCATGACGCCCCCAACTGCGAGCCCAACGTCCTTGAGCGGGGAAAACTGTCCGGTGAGCTATGCAATGGGAGATGTGATATGTCTTTTTGGATGGCATTAGGGCCCCTAGAGACCGTTGTGATCCAGCAACTCCCGGGAAACCTTTCCGTCTTGTGGTGGTCTGAAGCCTGACTACCGTGTGTCCATGGCTTTTCATTTGCCAGGACACGAAGCTGAAGCCATCGTCAAACGGGAAAGCCCAAAGCTTACAGCAATCTTGAGACATTTATAGCATCCTGATGTCCCACAACAGCACCGAACAGCAAAGCTAACCAGATAGCTGATTCTGCTGTGAAAAAGGCCGCCGGGACCACAGCTTTGCTTGGCCCAGTAGAGGTGGCTAATAAGCAAGAGGAGTTGTCCGAGCTTGGGGTGGGCATTCGAGGTATGGTGGCACTGCAGCTTCCAATAGCTGAAGTTGAGCAAACAGAAGTGGGGGATCACGAGGGGAGGCCGTCGATGGGGATCAGATGTCTTGCTATTACCTACACAGGGTCTTCGCTTGTGGCTTGTCAGGTGTGTAACAGGTAGAGACAAGGGGAATCAAAGTTGTTTGAGTGTCTGACAAGCGTATGTGCAGCAACGCCTATCACCTTTTATCCCGCAATGATCGTCAAAGAGTGACGGTTAGTCGGGAAAGGGTCTGGAACCTTTGGGGTTGCGACAAAGCCCAGTCCGCTTAGGTTGTCCGCGGACCAACTACGGGGAAGAGCCCAGTGCAAGCGGGCGATCGAGATCagggttgagggggaagaggggtAAACTACGGGGAATAGGAGTCAATTGCACCGTCACGTGGTGGTGATTATTAGTAGTTGTGGAAGTTCTGCACTTCATTTTGAGCGATGTTGAAAGAGGGCTGGTGGCGCTAAGGGATGTGCAGTCCTTTTGAAAAATCGACTGTTGAGATGTCTGTCGTCATATCGTCGGAGACAGGGAGGCCAAAATAGAGGAAGAGATAGGAAGAAAGATGTCGGCTGAAGTCTCGAATCTCCAACGGCTTCCGGAAGAGCAAAGCCGTGACGACGGAACGGGGTGAGGTCACCCATCCAATGCTCATAGACAGCCGAGTCGTCCCCAAAGTTTGACAGAGCCGTCTGTGCTGTGCTTGGGTAGCGACGATCCAAACTGAAAAGGCGTCGAGCGGATGAGACCGTGGTGGGATGGACGAGAGGGCCCTTCGTATGCCATGTGTTGGGTTGCATTGTGTATGCAGACTCGTTCCACCGAGACACACCATCAAGCCGCCTCAATAGTATGATGGCAACGCAGCTCAATAGCCTCAGGAGGGGGACGCTGCAACAAAACGACGATGACTCTTTGTTGCTTGCTGCGGGCACCGCTGGAAACTCCGCATCAGACTATCACCCGGCGTGCTTGCATTGCTGCAGGGAAATGCCACCTACAGGAGCGGTGACCGACCTCTCATCCCAACAATGCACTCAACTTTGCTGCTACATCAAGCATGCTGCATCAGCAGTGATAAGTTCTTGGCTCCAGATCGGGAtgctctccaacccctccctacTGGCCATTGTGCGTCCCAAGACATTCCACCCTGAACTTCTTCGATTGGCAACGCGGAGGGGTCCGTCTGTGGGCTAACTTCGAGTTCGACACAGCTTGAGGAACGCCTATGAAGTCATCTGTGGATGCGTTTGTCTGAGGATCGAGCGATGATCGAGGCGGTCTAGATGAATTTctggggaaaaggaggggtcTTCGGGTAGCAGAGCCAATCTAGAGGAGCAAGTGACGGGAGCTTGTTCAATCGGCCGAGATATGGTTATTGCCAGCGGGAATGGTAAAGAAAGCAAGCCATGGGCTGGATAGACGTTGACTGGGTCTGATCCGGTGTCATTTGGTTGTCTCGTGCGACTAAAAGTCATGCAGGATAAAGAGAATCAGCCAACGAGTggcttgatggagggggtgacgTTTGTTGTGATGGTAGATCTGTTTCCTCAACCGAGTCGTTTCTTTTGATCGGCCCACAGCAATTCGGCAAACCCCAGGAGAGGGTAATCAAAAACTGAGCGATGACATGTTGAACGTTTCAAAGACACAGGAAAACGATTTCTCAGAACTCCGAGTCTGTCTGAAGTGCCCCCAATTGCTGACCACACGTGTGGTCAGTGCTCctgttgtggtgggagaTCCAGATCATGACCAAATCCACATTCGGGTTTGGGGGACTTTACCCCGCCAAGTGCCAAACTGAGTGACCACTCCAATCCGACAGCCAGACCCTGGGCATGCAAAGCATGACAGGAAAAAGGGGTCGAGACAACCTGAAAAAACAGCCGTGTTATGGCTATCTTAAGCTCCTCCTTCAGACCACGGCAACGGGCTGAATTGGcattgttgttttgttttttgagACTGAAGCTGCCAAATTGTAGCACTACCTTGGTTCGCGGAACACCCGCTAGCACATAATTGGTACTGATACTGCCAGGGAACATCCTGGAAGCAGCAGCTGACGCACTGCTGATTGGACAAGACCGGCTTCTTCCCCGCTTTCAACGGTACCCCACGCATACGCAgggaagagcaagagagCCAGTCAGTCCAATTCGCTTCGTCAGGAACTGCTTCTTTCCTATCTCTTGGAAAGAAGATGGCAAGCAAAGCCGGGGACAAACATTCTGGATGGGGATAATCTGATAGAATTTCCTGAGCCACAGATTGAAGTGAGAAGCGAGTGGCACAGACAGATACCTGGTACCTAGACAGACCCAGACACAGACAGCACCGGTGCCGGACAGGTCGGTAAGGTTGCTTTTTTTCGCTGACCACGCGCACCCATCAACTCGCCAATCACCCACAGACAAACCTGCCAAGGGCCAAGGAAACAAAGGACCTCCCCACTTAAACTTTGGCTGGGACAACAAAACCCACCTGAGCCCGAgtcaacgacgacgacacctcTGGACAACACAGCCAGCACAGCCAGGCCGTATCCTTGCCGAGAGACTCCTCCCGCAGCTGTTTCGTGTCTTGCTGCCCGCCTTGTCTGAGAATTGTCGCGTCGAACCGAATCACAGCCCCGCGATCGAGTCGTTTTCCCGACAGTCCCTTGGGCCTGTGCCCACAGCAAACCGTGACCGAGGGCGTGCGAGCGGCGTGCGTGCTGTACGTGCTCTAGCTGCTATCGATAACGAGGTCCCGCGGTCGTTCTGCTCCACAGTTGCCCGCCCTAGAGCCGCCATTGAGCCCAGCCTGTCTTCTCGGGCAAAGCGAGTGGTTCTTTGCTGTTGTCCATGCCCCCAGAGTGAGCACTTCCAAGCCAGCGCGAAATAACGACCACCTACTCCCGATCCACGGCGGCGATACCTTCACGTCAAGAACAGCATGTCTCAGGCTTGTGCTGGGTTCTAGCTTTTGGCATCTTGGGCCTCTACTGCCCTGCTCCGGCCCCACCTGCGAGCATTTGCCTGCTCTCCAGTTACCAGCCACACGCCGAGAAACCTTCGACGACCAATTTCACCGTCTGCTTGACAGACAAACAACGTTCTTTGCCGGCCAGAAAAAGAGACAGGTTGCAACGGAAAGTCCCTCGATGCTCAGCCTCCCAACCGCCAGGGGATACCCTTGAGTCCATCCTCTCGCCTGTCGTATACATCTACATCCGCCACCAGCCCTTCAGATTACCTTGTCGAGGGATATCACCCAGTCTACAATTGTCCATGTTGTCGAATGAATAAGGAGCCGCCAGAATAGCCACTTTACTGCAATGGAAGAAGAGCCTACCCCACCCAACATGCTGGCCCCGCCGGCCTTGAACTCGCTCCGGGCCGGCGGCATGGAGAGATCGTTCAGCGAGAACATTcgtgaggagagagaggagctCCGAGAGGCTGCCGAGCAGACTCTCAATGTCCTTCTGGATCTTAACCTCAATGGGACGATTCGATGGGTGAGCCCATCCTGGGTTGATGTGATTGGGACACCACCAGAATCCGTCATTGGAACACCAATTGCCGACCTTGTTGTCAGCGAAGACCCGACTATCTTCTCCAAGGTTGTGCAGGACATGAAAGACGATGACCGGCGCAGCCAGTTTATACGATTTGCTGTCAAGCTGGGGCCCATGGCAAAGCTTTACCCGGTCGAGATGATTGGAGAGCCTGCTGAGGAAATGCCCCTCCCTACTGTTGAGCTAGAGGCCCAGGGTATCATGGTGTATAGTGGTGCGTCTGAGGGAGAAAGCCATGTGAGTTGCATCAGATGAATGCTATTTCTCGACCCAGGCGCTAATGCTTTCTCTTCAGAGCATGTGGATGATCAGACCCTGGGTAGCCCCACGAGAGATCAAGATTGATTTACCACCGGTTATCGTTGATTCTCTCGGGTCCGGCGCTGAAGTGTTGGCGAGTTACCTGACCCAACTCGCAGAATCCGGACTTGACGATCCAGCCCTCCATCCCCCGCCCCTTCCGGTTCTTTGCCGAATTTGCGAACGTCAGATTTCCCCGTGGTGGTTTGAGAAGCACACAGACCTCTGCTTGCAGGAACATCGAGCTGAGATGGATGTTCAGATGGCGCAAGAAAATCTGACCGAGCACAGGAGCGCGATTGTCAAGGTTCTCGACGCGTTAGGAGACACTCGGCGAAGTCGCTCCTTGGTAGGGgagccatcgccgccattgGCTGCTGAATACAAAGGGTTGCTTATTAGGGCGCCTACATCGGCTACTTCTTCCCCGGGCACATCATCGCCAATCCTTGGCGCAGGTCGGTCGCGAGAACGATCGTCTGGATTTGGACATGCGCGAGCGCGGTCCTTCGCCGTGCGCAGGCCGCAGGTCCGGATTGTTGAGCTCTTACTGGATCTTTGCGATACAGCCATTGAAATCAGCACGCCGGCCATCAAGGAGTCGCCCCAGCCAGACGGTGAAATTCGCACGCAGTCCCCTCAGTCGGAAGGGCATATCACGCAGGTTTTACAGTGGGAGACCCCAGGAACCAACACACTGGAACAGGAGCAGGGGCTTGCCCTGCTTTGCAGTGATACAGAAAAAGTAGCTCGGGACAAGGTGGAGGCCGTATTCCGTCACCGACGAATCTTGGAGTATGCCGAGCGAATTCGCGTCGAGTTTGCCATTATCGTTCAAAACTGTATCGATAAAGCCTTGCGTAGTGCGGCTAGGATTGCCTCTGGACATCCCCTCAGTGACACGAccgaggatgaagacgaggcTGCCGTCATTGCGCCATCtcggggggaggaggatatcttTGTGGGAAGTTTTGATGAGCACCCTTCTGGTTTGGCTTTGGCATTAGAAAATGCAGATATTGATGAAGATCCTGAAAGACGGCGTTCGTCTGCTGTCCACTCTACGAGATCAAGCAGTCCCCGAGAGTGCCCAACGCCGCGATCTCACCGAGGTGCCACAGCCAACTTTTCGGGTGCGAATCAGTCTCGACGAGAATCAATGATTTTTGAGAGCGATGCGGGTGCGGACAGCGATGGAAGCTTGCGATCAGCATCCGTGGCGTCAAGGCCGCCACCGCGGACAGACTCGCCCATGTCCGAGTTCAGTGATCTCCGCCGGCAGGCAAGTTCgcgacaacatcatcgcAGAAGCCTGATTCTCCCCGGAGCCGTGTCTCCGCGGCGGCAGGAATCACCATCACGTATGGGTCCGCCGTCGTCCCCCCTTCGGATTCACAAGCCCCGTAActttcccttctcctcggaCGCTCTTGTGTCTCCTGAGGCGTCCCCGTTGCTCACACATAGCGAGTTCACTTCGCCGAGCGTTCCCCATCATGTTCACCACAGAAGACAATCCTCGGCTGCTGTCTCGGCATCCACCGGGGACTTGCCCCTGAGCATC from Podospora pseudoanserina strain CBS 124.78 chromosome 1, whole genome shotgun sequence includes:
- a CDS encoding hypothetical protein (EggNog:ENOG503NVVH; COG:S); protein product: MSSSLSPDDYNLDAGPSDQDTGPLSSLNLEFLKNITDKSTTKAGQPPKRRGPKPDSKPALTRRQELNRQAQRTHRERKERYIKALEDEVLRLKQAFTHASQDKDQLAEENRQLKALLSQGVAVGGPSLLDDSLSNPSLGYESGPASITGSYAPISSNTSNFTASPLPTGGMGHQTGPSPNNGGMGGFENQPNSNPNPNLDYEQLGIDFVLTLERPCMEHLPWLLDRTVESGGVEPCGHALMASCPPESFTQMAPEVPFGHNDSGETKTHNHGVTDHGRTGEQPRTWDLAKPDLATLMDLSQKLNLEGEITPVMAWGMVVTHPGVHMLRMEDFRKLADELAGKVRCYGFGSVMEEFEVRDALENVFSTKSELVLGY
- a CDS encoding hypothetical protein (COG:I; EggNog:ENOG503NY5C) — translated: MTCLTNLFPHPLRGLLLVTPFLLSTGLANLTLFLLPFAKLLLPSSLIHTLCSLIAGTLVYRFVQHIFTAINSAEITFSGDTPLPNESAIVIANHVAWSDFYLVQAAADKANMGGRTRYFAKAGLKWGLWGMGMPIVTREWTRDKRELERVFRGVKEEGWKTWLVSFSEGSRFTPEKYLQSRLWCRQNSKPQPEYLLYPRTRGFIATVQHLRKAPHVKAVYDLTLAYQCGEEFQKAPTMWETIAVPKLSLTREQGGVGYRFHVHVRRFPIEELPGDAAGLAKWLEQRWVEKGRWLEARRLRWASVDVLRKTDGIFGGMGRVVDEDSRT